A genome region from Hevea brasiliensis isolate MT/VB/25A 57/8 chromosome 9, ASM3005281v1, whole genome shotgun sequence includes the following:
- the LOC131169261 gene encoding amidase 1-like isoform X2, translating into MKWHIDGDNKHYGTPTNPCAPDRVPGGSSSGSAVAVGAKLVDFSLGTDTGGSVRVPASYCSILGFRPSHDAVSTAGVIPMAQSFDTVGWFARDPVILNRVGRILLQLPDVDLVRPRQIFIAEDCFQLSSIPNNRVCQVLVKSVEKLFGGDVVKHLILGDYVENKVPSLSHFISKEIKKQDYGIASLAALSSAMRLLQRYEFKNNHGEWVTTVKPDLGPGISERVWEAIQTTGESIGICYSVKAEIIATLTTLLEDFGILAIPTVPGRPPKLNTDPTTLEIFGAEASSLLSIAGLSGFCQVSIPLGMYNDVPVAISLLAKHGSDGFLLNVVETLYDTLQEQIAISE; encoded by the exons ATGAAATGGCATATAG ATGGGGATAATAAACATTATGGCACTCCTACAAATCCTTGTGCCCCAGATCGTGTACCTGGAGGATCTTCCAGTGGGTCTGCTGTTGCAGTAGGTGCAAAGCTTGTAGACTTCTCCTTGG GAACTGACACTGGAGGAAGTGTAAGAGTTCCAGCATCATATTGCAGCATTTTGGGGTTTCGACCTTCACATGATGCTGTTTCTACTGCTGGAGTTATTCCCATGGCACAGAGTTTTGATACTGTGG GATGGTTTGCTAGGGATCCAGTGATTTTGAATCGAGTTGGTCGCATTCTACTTCAATTGCCTGATGTGGATCTGGTTAGACCAAGGCAGATATTTATTGCAGAAGACTGTTTTCAGCTTTCAAGCATTCCGAATAATCGAGTTTGTCAAGTTCTTGTTAAATCAGTGGAGAAGTTATTTGGGG GTGATGTTGTGAAGCATTTAATCCTTGGGGACTATGTTGAGAACAAAGTTCCAAGTTTGAGTCATTTTATTAGTAAAGAAATCAAAAAGCAAGACTATGGTATAGCATCCTTGGCAGCCCTCTCAAGTGCCATGCGTTTGCTTCAAAG GTATGAATTCAAGAATAACCATGGTGAATGGGTTACTACTGTCAAACCTGATTTGGGTCCAGGAATATCAGAACGAGTGTGGGAAGCTATTCAAACAACAGGAGAAAGCATTGGTATTTGTTACTCTGTGAAGGCAGAAATAATTGCCACCCTTACAACTCTTCTTGAG GATTTTGGTATCCTGGCTATCCCTACAGTACCAGGACGTCCACCAAAACTAAACACAGATCCAACTACTCTGGAAATTTTTGGTGCCGAGGCTTCTAGCTTGCTCTCCATTGCTGGATTATCAGGATTCTGCCAG GTGAGCATACCGCTAGGCATGTACAATGATGTACCTGTAGCTATTTCATTATTGGCGAAACATGGTTCAGATGGCTTCCTGCTCAATGTTGTTGAAACTCTTTATGACACTCTCCAAGAACAGATTGCAATTTCAGAATGA
- the LOC131169261 gene encoding amidase 1-like isoform X1 produces MERSSDYGAFMEKFVLKPSSSSHELPLNGLTFAVKDIFDVNGFVTGFGNPDWARTHSAATSTAPAVLAILRGGATCVGKTVMDEMAYSLDGDNKHYGTPTNPCAPDRVPGGSSSGSAVAVGAKLVDFSLGTDTGGSVRVPASYCSILGFRPSHDAVSTAGVIPMAQSFDTVGWFARDPVILNRVGRILLQLPDVDLVRPRQIFIAEDCFQLSSIPNNRVCQVLVKSVEKLFGGDVVKHLILGDYVENKVPSLSHFISKEIKKQDYGIASLAALSSAMRLLQRYEFKNNHGEWVTTVKPDLGPGISERVWEAIQTTGESIGICYSVKAEIIATLTTLLEDFGILAIPTVPGRPPKLNTDPTTLEIFGAEASSLLSIAGLSGFCQVSIPLGMYNDVPVAISLLAKHGSDGFLLNVVETLYDTLQEQIAISE; encoded by the exons ATGGAAAGAAGCTCGGATTATGGGGCTTTCATGGAGAAATTCGTGCTCAAACCGAGTTCTTCATCTCATGAACTTCCCTTAAATGGTCTTACCTTTGCGGTTAAAGATAT TTTCGATGTGAATGGATTTGTGACTGGGTTTGGCAATCCGGACTGGGCAAGGACCCATTCAGCTGCTACATCTACTGCTCCGGCTGTTTTGGCTATCTTGAGAGGAGGAGCCACATGTGTTGGTAAAACTGTCATGGATGAAATGGCATATAG TCTAGATGGGGATAATAAACATTATGGCACTCCTACAAATCCTTGTGCCCCAGATCGTGTACCTGGAGGATCTTCCAGTGGGTCTGCTGTTGCAGTAGGTGCAAAGCTTGTAGACTTCTCCTTGG GAACTGACACTGGAGGAAGTGTAAGAGTTCCAGCATCATATTGCAGCATTTTGGGGTTTCGACCTTCACATGATGCTGTTTCTACTGCTGGAGTTATTCCCATGGCACAGAGTTTTGATACTGTGG GATGGTTTGCTAGGGATCCAGTGATTTTGAATCGAGTTGGTCGCATTCTACTTCAATTGCCTGATGTGGATCTGGTTAGACCAAGGCAGATATTTATTGCAGAAGACTGTTTTCAGCTTTCAAGCATTCCGAATAATCGAGTTTGTCAAGTTCTTGTTAAATCAGTGGAGAAGTTATTTGGGG GTGATGTTGTGAAGCATTTAATCCTTGGGGACTATGTTGAGAACAAAGTTCCAAGTTTGAGTCATTTTATTAGTAAAGAAATCAAAAAGCAAGACTATGGTATAGCATCCTTGGCAGCCCTCTCAAGTGCCATGCGTTTGCTTCAAAG GTATGAATTCAAGAATAACCATGGTGAATGGGTTACTACTGTCAAACCTGATTTGGGTCCAGGAATATCAGAACGAGTGTGGGAAGCTATTCAAACAACAGGAGAAAGCATTGGTATTTGTTACTCTGTGAAGGCAGAAATAATTGCCACCCTTACAACTCTTCTTGAG GATTTTGGTATCCTGGCTATCCCTACAGTACCAGGACGTCCACCAAAACTAAACACAGATCCAACTACTCTGGAAATTTTTGGTGCCGAGGCTTCTAGCTTGCTCTCCATTGCTGGATTATCAGGATTCTGCCAG GTGAGCATACCGCTAGGCATGTACAATGATGTACCTGTAGCTATTTCATTATTGGCGAAACATGGTTCAGATGGCTTCCTGCTCAATGTTGTTGAAACTCTTTATGACACTCTCCAAGAACAGATTGCAATTTCAGAATGA